The window TGCCTTGACAATATAACAAGAGTGCGACAGTAGTAGTCCACAAATCAACAAGAAACTTGGCAAACTTGAATTGGCTTGCATTTTTGTGGATTAGAACCTTAATAACAATCTTAGTTTGGAGGGGGTAGCTAGCTAGGGGAGGAACGAATTGATCGATCTGATAATCTTAGTCTGTTTTTATAACCAATATTATAACGAATTGATCATCATGGAATCGGCGAGAGAGGCCGGGATGAAGATTTTGACAATGTCTATCTTTTGCACCAAGTACCATCTTCTTTGTAGACTTTTGATCAACTAAGGAAATATTTACGTGGGGAAAAACTACCAAAAGTCCAAGTTTTTGAAGAAATAGTACGTACTGCCCATATATACCTGCATTTTTCTTTCTTTTATTCAAACGGAGACGAGAAATGGTCCGAAAAGGAAGAGAATTATATATCGAAATATCAAGGATCTCGTATAGAATGGGTCTAAAAACTTTAGGATATACTAAGCGTGTAAACCCTTGTAGAATGACCTGCACGTATACATGAATACTACTCGATCCATTGGCTTTGTCCAATTGTCCCTGCAGCAAATTTCTGTTTACTTGCCTTGCTAGCTAGGGTCTGAGAATTGATCCAAAGAGAAGAGAAGGTAATCGAAGATGCTCCAAACAATAAAGTCGGTAGCAAAAGGGTAGCTGAAAATTAAATCAATGGATGCAAGTGTTCGACACTGTGCCACTCAATCCAGCTATATGGACAAGCAAGTCGATTTGATTGCATTATAATGTCTAGGGAAGGTGCAGCGCGCATCAATAAAGATATCGATGATGATAATATATGCCTCCGATCCATCGGCTTCAGGACCTTCACAGATTCATATATTGATAGATAAAAATCCATAGTTCAAGGCTAGCTGCATTAAACGTATATAAAAAGGTTTCACAGATTGACTGTGAAAAAAGGTATAGGAATAATCATAAGATTCAGAACGAGCTAAAATGATACATATCGTAGTAAAAAGTGAAATATCTATAATACAAGGAATTCGATCGAAACACGTCTTGAACTCTTGATTCAATATATGACCAAGTAGCAAATAAGGGCGCATGATGTGGATACACCATATATAACCAGATACTATATATAAACGTACATCGATCCTTTTGTTCATTCACGTTATGGAGGTGGTGGGATTGACATAGATGTTAGCGGTGGTGTTCATGGAGACGATGGAAATGGCGGCGGTTGTGTTAAAGATAATAGAGACGGCAATTGAGGCAGCCAGCGGTGGAGACAGCAATGGTGGTGGTGGTGGTGGTGACGGCAATGCTGGTAGTGGTGGTGGTGGAGACACGAACGGTGGCGGTGGTCGAAGTGAATAATGGAGTGGAAATGTCCGTGGATGGACGGATGGAGGTGGCGGGGGAGATCTTGCCCTAAGAGGTAGCCTGTTTGGTATTAACTAAAGCAGAGAAGCAGTCTCAATGGCTTGTGCCCTAAAACTCGATCCTGGTAATCCCAGAATCAACACCGCTACTATATAAGCATATATAGTAGTCATGAAAAAGTATGAAACGAAATAAACACCCATTTTCATTTGCTACATTTCAGCCTGAACCTGTTAGAGTATATGTATGGTTTGGTATAACACCAGTTTTGTAATAATGGTTTGGTACGCACACTTCAATGCTTAAAACATTATTGGATTTTCATTCTACAAGTACCAGAAATTCACCACAGTTGATTCTAACTTTATGATCAATATCAAGTTTAACTGAGAAAGTATACCCGGATGCAAATGGTGAAAGCGTACAACGAAAGGCACAAGATGTTCATCATTCATAAGAACCAAGGAGAAGTGTGCATGTTGTAGCGGACATACCTTTAGCACATCCTATAATTCAGATTCTTGGTGGCAATGGCGGAGGTGGGGGTGGAGGTGGAGGTGGGGGTGGTGATGGTGGTGGTGGTAGAGGTGATGAAGATGGCAGTGGCAATGAAGATGATGGAGGAGGAGGAGGGATGACCCATCTGTATTGGAAATTTCGATGTTTATTGACGGTAGGAGCAGGCGGCGGAGATCTTGCCCTCAAAAGAAACCTATTGGGCAGCATCGTGTGTAGAGAAGCTGTTGCAAAGGCCGTGTCTCCATCCCTTGAACCAGATACAGCTGCTAGTTGCAGAATCAACACTACTAAAGTAGCCATGAACAAAAGTGAAATTATCTTGGCACCCATTTTAGTTTCAGTTTCTTAGATCCATGTTGCTCCACCTTTTGTTGTAACTAGATCGATTTTCACTACACTGTATTCTATACATATAAGTATTCTCTCTGTAGTTGCATATTTTCGGGACCATATTAGTATTTATGGCGAGTAGTTAAGAAGATATGTATATAAAATTAAGTTAAAGTTAGGATATGAACTCGATGGTGACATTTAGAAACAGAAACATAAAAAAGAAGGGTTTCACTCACGTTCACCTCGGAAATGAAATGTAAATAAATTTTGGAAAGATCAACTGCACTTGACTTGTGTACTAAGAAAGTTTATGCATAGCCTGAATATCAGTTTTCAGAAAGATTTTCAAGATGCAGAAAGCACCAGAAATTCAAGACCTATTGTTTGAATCAGTAAAGCGCAGCAGCTCAAACAGTAAAAAGGAAATGGACTTTGTCCCTCATGTTACTTTTAATGCTAGGGGATTTGAAAAATCCCAGCTGTGATAGAAGTAACTAGTCCAATTGAAAATTAAGGCTTCACCATCTTGCAGGGTTAAAAAGCTGCAACAATTTCCCTTTGCCATTACAGTTTGATGCTACAATCAATTTGTAACAAAAAACTTTGACATTGTTCCACTTATGAACTGAAAATCATGAGAACTCAGCGAAAATCTTTACTTATGATTAACAAATTCTACATGGCAGGCAATTCACAATTGCTACTTACCTCCACAGTTAATACCAAGTATCATTTCCAGCATCACTTTGGAGTACAAAACATGTCACAAAAATGAAAGTAGAGCGAGTATTAGATTTATTATACCACATTTGGCAAATGCCATACCTAGCGGCCTAATGTTCCACTTTTCAGGAGCCTTTTCTGATCATTATGTTTTTGAGCCCGTTGTTTCTACTTATTAATACTCAAGCAAACAGTCTTGGTTCCGCTTAATATGCTCCCCTCTAGGTGGAATACTCCCCTACACATGCCTTCTTTTTTTTCATGAACCAAGTTTCACACTCAGAAACTAGATATATTTCCATTATAATGACTTCCAATTTCAAATGAGCCAACTTCAATTCAATACTGGGTACTATATAAAGTTGAAAAAACAGAAAGAGAATACTAGAACAGGACACTTGTTTGCACTACAAGTAGCTGAAATTCTGTTATATTTACAATATGCTATCAAGGCAGACTAGGCTATAGATAAACCAAAATACAAGTAGAAGTTTAAGGATACTCATCTGTACTGCTACAAAGAAAAAAGGCTCAAGCTAGATAGCCTTCTATAGGACCTCTTAGGGTCAAAACTGGGCATCTCCTCGCCTCCTCCATTCATAAACATTCTGCACTCCCACCACAATAACACACGATATCAAATTGCATGCCATACTTTAGTGTCTGTGTACAGCATTAAGAACTAGGCAAGCCTAGTTAACTGAGATTAAACATGAACTTGATTCATATATATTCATGCAATTCCAAGAGAAAAACCTTCATACCTTAGAAGGTGCACCAGGATGAGGTCTAAAAGATCCAGAAGCAGGTTGATCACGGCTTCTGATTTGATTTTTGTCATTTGATGTCCTAGACCCCTCATTTGAGCTCTCACTGGAATGAGTGGGCATTGCTTTACTCACTTCAAAAGATTCGCTCTTGATTGGAACTGTCACAGATTTGGCTGTATCATTTAGGGAGGTTGTTGGTAAAGGTTGAGCTTTTTTGGAAAACTGTGTCGCAGCTGCTTGTGCACCAGCTATGGCTGCATTGAGACTCGAAGATCTTTCCACTTCAGATATTCTAGACTGATCGACATTTGCAGATATAGACCCCGGCTTCAAGGAAAATGGATCTTGTGGATTTGGAAGTGGAAATTTGACAGGGAGAGGAACTTCAACTGGTGTAAGACCTCTAATGGCACCTTCATATATCTGTAACATGTAAAAAAGATGGGTCCATTACAAAATCAGCAATCCAAACCAAGAGGGAGCAAATTTTGGCACACAATATGCACCTTCTTTTCCAAGTTATAGACACCTTGGTAGCCACGCATTTCAAACGGAATTAGCAGTTTCTGCATTAACCAAAACCAAGACATACAGTTTACAAATCCTTTAAATCAAAAGATAGCAGTAATGGACCATATAGAAATACACACCTGTGGCTGCTCACAAAGCCAACACATATCGGTTTGTGCTTCTAGCCTCACCTGCATATGTAATAAAACAGTCTAAGTTAGTCAGCACAGTTTGGCACCCGTGAAATCATTGGCTTACTGCATTAGATTATAAAATGGCTGAACTAAATGAGTAATTGAGCACCCACCCCTTGAGGTACCATCTCCCAACCAGCTAACTCTTCGCGTCTAACACATCCAACTACTTCGACACAACCTATTGCATACATTAAACCATTATTTGTTGGAACGATAAAAGCAAGATGTGCCATTCTCTTTTTCATTTAAGTGAGCATAAAGTTCGAATGAACATAAACTTTGAATACCTAAAAGTCTTGAAATTGGATAGTGTTCGGGAAACTTGATATCAGTGATTCCATCCACCGCATAAATTTCCCGGTAGAAGGCCTCCATTGCTTTGATTGTAGCTTCCTCTGGAACCTTACCAGCAGCATGAATCCAAAGACGTCCTTCAAAAGACAAACTCCAGGCATTAGAAAATTAGTCCATCCCCAACTCAACATGTACAACTCTGCATACTATACTCACAGCAATAGAAAATCAACAACAACAACTACACCAAACATGAACCTAAAGCAAATCAAGAAAGAAAAGCATTGAATAACACTAGTACTAGAAAATCAAGATTCAATATTTGCAGGGACAAAGATCAAGATCCCACTAAGTACACACTTATGTTAGAAAATTGAGCTAGTTGACCAATCCTTCTTCTCAAGATAAACACATTCAAAGTTGCAGCTTACTAGTTAAGTTATACTAGTTCTTCCAATACCATAAATCTTCACACTACAATTCTCAAGCCTAAAACTTTACTACCAAATCATAAACATGAGATATAAATCCGAATGGGAATCTGAATTTTGAACTGAAACCAAAGTTTTACAAGGCTCAAACCTCTAATGGGAGCAGGCCATGACCTGCCCTCGATGCGTTTGATGCCATAAACGAGCAGAGACGCCCATGGCTGGTGCATAGTCAGACATGGGTTCCTGTAATTCCCAGAAGAATGTCCTCCTCCACCTCCTCTTCTCATTTCTCGGATTTTCTTGCCGCCGGTTTGTTTTTCCGGTGATCGGGAATTGTGTATTGTTGGAAAGAAAAGGTTGTGTGTTTTGGTTTGGTTTGTCAAAACTCAAAAGTAGTGACCTCGTACGGTTTGGGTTTTATGTTCTTGTTTTATGGGGGCGGTTTAACCTATTTGGTAATCTTGAATTTTATTTGTGTCAGTCATTGAGTGACCAGACCAGTAGCAGACAAATACATTCATTATATTAGGTACCAAAGCCAAAAATAAAAAAAAATAGGAAAAGAAAGAATGAGCTGAGAGTTTCTTGGATGAGAGAATGAGTTGAGAATTTTTGTTTGGGACTGTGACTTGAGAGTTACTTAATCGGCTTTGAAGTTAATTTGCAAAATAAAATTAATTGTGTGTAAAATTTAGTGTTAACGTCGTTTAGATAAATTTTTCATTCTAGCAATTAACTTATAAAATCTGTTATAGTTCGATTAGTGTTTAGTTAAAGCTAGACTCGGTCGTTAACTTTTAACCTATAATAGTTTGATGTCACTTATCTGTGTCCGATTTGAGTTAGAGATGAATGAGCCAAGTCGACCCTCGTTGGAGAGGCTAATTTGGTAAGTAATCATATCAAACTTGAGTTTCAAAACCAGTCTTGTAGCTTGTTAAAAAAATATATTAAGACATAGCTTGATTATTTTGGTAATCATCTCGAGTCATCTGACTCACTCTCATAATACCTTGATTTTGTGTACGTTGTTCGACTTTTTAACATTTCTAAGCATGTTCAATATATCATTTACTTGTACTTTTTGTGTATTTTTATATTGATTGTGTTTCATTTTTTGTTAAATTTGAAGAAGTAGAAGAAGAAAAAAGAAAGTATGAAAAATCTTCCCATACAATAATGAAGCATACAATGTGGATCACCCATTTTGTGTATCCTGTTTGGTCTCCTCACCCTCTTCTCAAAACTCAAAAAGCCACTCCCCCTGTTTTCCTCTTCCTACTCATAACACACAAAGAAACTCTCCATCCTCCAACGGCACCACTTTGAAACGACACCTCTTTCCCTACAAAACGACAACCACCATTTCCCCCCAAACCAAAGAAAACAAAGTCTCATGCTTTTCTCTCTCACACTCCCTCTCCCTCTCCTCAAACATATATACATCAATTTGATTAGGATTACTCTATTGATGAAGTGATCTGCTGCATGTATCAATATTTGTTGTTACTATAAATGAAAAGACAAAACAGATCAAGGTATTTGATTGATAATAAATCTAATTAGTTAGGAGATCGATATGTTTTTCTGATTGATTGATTTACAAGATTTTTTTTTTTATACGATTGATTTACAAGAAATTGGAGCAGTACGTACTATGCAGGTGTAGACATGTATGACTATACACATTGGGAGATGTATGCTATAGGAGGGAGTGCACTCAGTGCAGCCCCAACCATCTATGTCAAGGCAATAGATTTCTTGCAGAGAACTTCAACCAATAAAATGTCCGGTAGTATTCTGAGTATTAATTCTACTAGAGAAAGATTGAAACAGTTTAAGGAGCAAGAACTTCTTTTGTTGTTGTTAATTGGGGAACTTTTATGAATAGTACACGAAGGGTCACTAAGAATTTCAGTACATCAAGTTTCAAAACATAAACTTCGGTACATTAAATATGAAGCTCGGCCTACTATACGTACACGATGTTAATGACGCCGTCCGTTTAATAACAAGTCTCATGATTTATAGGGTAGGTTGGTCGCTTCAAGTTTTCTTACAGTGGGCAATGCTTCAGTAATTTATGTACTCCTTCAACACACGAATGCGTACCACGCCAAGCTAATTGTCTATGCTGATGCCGGAAAATTGTGCTGCCTGATGGTGTTGAATCTTGGACTCCTGCTGCTACACCAGGAATATATATATCTCAAATTGTTTCAAGACCTTTACCTGGAAACCTTTGGTTTTTTCCTTTCCTTTTTCGGTAGGAGGAAAACCTTTGGTAATTGGTTTATTGATTATAGGAACAGGTGTAGGCCACCACGGGAGCACATATGTGTAGACGCTTGCAGCTTGATCTAATGCAAACCAACCAACATAGCGACTGAAACCAAATCCAATGTCTATAGGTGGATCGAGGGGACTCTTCTCTAACGTCTTTTCACGAAGATTGCACATTACTATCTGTTGAGGAAATTTCAAATATACGATGTCCTCATTGCTTGGAAGGAAACCTAGCACCTCCAATTTGCCTAATTTTTTTTCAGTGATCTTAGGATCTTTGGAGGCCATGTCCAACATACGAACGCTGTCAAATACCACACACCATTTCATTATGCCTGAAATTTCTTTCAGTTCCCAAATAGTAATGGATCCGTATATACAATATGGATACATCCGCAGACGCCCTTGGCAGACGCCTAATTGGAAGCAGCGACGTCGTTTCGGGGTTACGGTGTAATCACAACCATCACTCATATCGAATGGATCCACTTCAAGAGTGAAGCCGCTATAACTGTACCAATACAACTTGCCATTCCAAGCAACGCCCGGCCGCCATTCAACGAAATATTTAAAGTCGTCTGCGCGTATTGGATCAAGCAATGTATGCTGTGTCCATTCACCACACTCAGAAGAGAAGATCTCCAAAGTCCAACCGAGTTTTAGTTTGCCTGTTGAATTTGGAACTATTCGCACAACCCGCCACCTATAGTCAGCACTAGCTTTATCAGCAGCATAGTTGGGATCACATATGAATCCCACCGGCACTTTGGACTTGTGAGCTCGAGGGGTGGGAGGGAGAGCAACCCAGTGCTTGGTGACTGGATTGCAGATGTAGTAGTCACGCTGATAGTACCTGGTCGCGCAACACAAGACCAAGTCATTGAAAGTTGCTTCCACAATTGGTACAATATTAGACTCAGGAGCTCGAAAAGGCGGGAGGAAATTCATTGACAATATGCTTGGAAGTTTAGAAGTCGAGGTAAGGGGTATAAGTCTGTCATCCGTATAGGGGCACACAACATGAGTAGTCACATAAGGCTTTGTTCGCCTACGATGTCTACATAAAAATTGGCTGACAAAATGACTATCGGAGACGAGATTAAACCATCGCTTGGACACGCACTTGCACCGGAATACGGCCTTAATGTGAGAAATTCGACTAAGTATTTCGACAACTATAGAGTCATGGAGATCAGAAATCATGGTTGTCGATTGTGGTGGTGGATTTATTACACACCTTTTAGGCTTTTTAACGGGTGAGAAGAGAGCTAAGGCAATATTACTATTACCTCTTTTGCGGCGGTTTGTGGTAGCATCAACATCACTATCACCAGGTATCACGGCCGGGTAAACTTTCCGGTTAGACATTGTGAGCAGAAACTCTCTTTTGGTGAATAGGTACTGTGTTGTTTCAACCTAGCAAGCTTGTTGTAATGAATTTTCATTGAAGGTCTGCATATTTATAGGAGTGTTCGGCAGGGGTTCAACTTTCAAACAACGTCCTCCAAGATTAACCACGTTTTTCCTTTCTCTATTAGGGTTTTACACCCTAGTCCAGTTGGGATTGCTCTTCCTAGTTGGACCAAGTTTATAATTAATTAAAATCCTAGTTGGGATTATGATTCCTCCACCTAGTTGGAAAACGTGTATAATCCTTACATAAATAAGTCCTAGCTCCAAGTTCGAGTGGAAAACTGGAAAGCCGATTTTCTTCTTTTGAATATTTGATCATACAATTAATGGATTGGTGGGATAGGGATATAGAGCTTATATTCATTCAATTCAAAGATATGCCGGTTGCATACTCGGTGGAAGCTAAAGAAGGAATACCCTAATGGTAGACACCTTAAGTCACAAGAAACCCTAGTTTACAAGAATCAAGAACTCAAGGACGGAGACTTAATCGCCGACTATCATCTCCCCAAGAACACCCTTCTTCATGGTGGATTTGCTAGGCAGAGCTGGGAAGCTCGAGGAGGCTCACAAAGTGATTAAA of the Fragaria vesca subsp. vesca linkage group LG6, FraVesHawaii_1.0, whole genome shotgun sequence genome contains:
- the LOC101313226 gene encoding uncharacterized protein LOC101313226, which encodes MRRGGGGGHSSGNYRNPCLTMHQPWASLLVYGIKRIEGRSWPAPIRGRLWIHAAGKVPEEATIKAMEAFYREIYAVDGITDIKFPEHYPISRLLGCVEVVGCVRREELAGWEMVPQGVRLEAQTDMCWLCEQPQKLLIPFEMRGYQGVYNLEKKIYEGAIRGLTPVEVPLPVKFPLPNPQDPFSLKPGSISANVDQSRISEVERSSSLNAAIAGAQAAATQFSKKAQPLPTTSLNDTAKSVTVPIKSESFEVSKAMPTHSSESSNEGSRTSNDKNQIRSRDQPASGSFRPHPGAPSKNVYEWRRRGDAQF